In one Brevibacterium sp. CBA3109 genomic region, the following are encoded:
- a CDS encoding patatin-like phospholipase family protein: protein MGVELPRPVGFVLGGGGSLGAVQVGMLRALTKHSITPDGITGTSVGALNGAMLAGFEDGLERLETAWVGIKQDDIFPDNLLEMIWRLGRSRTHAVENAPLRSMIEKTIAHERFEQLPIPLRVVTLDLLTGTEVVFKAGPLTPALLATAAIPGVFPAVNIDGQELVDGGIVSNVPVKQALAAGAASLVVLDTTVPADPNHLSKGRGARVRDVLARVTEIQFRAQLLASLPSVAAEVPVLYLPPPTPRTVSPVDFTQSGALIEDAYDVADRFLSSIVVDGAGIYGDPYTRYVVGRANRRLDAATDIEA, encoded by the coding sequence ATGGGAGTCGAATTGCCCCGGCCGGTGGGCTTTGTCCTTGGCGGAGGCGGCAGCTTAGGGGCAGTGCAGGTGGGCATGTTGCGCGCCCTGACCAAGCACAGCATCACGCCCGATGGAATCACGGGAACCTCGGTGGGCGCGCTCAACGGAGCGATGCTCGCCGGTTTCGAAGACGGACTGGAACGCCTCGAGACAGCGTGGGTGGGGATCAAACAAGACGATATCTTCCCCGATAACCTGCTTGAGATGATTTGGCGTCTCGGCCGTTCCCGCACGCACGCAGTAGAGAATGCTCCGCTCCGGAGCATGATCGAGAAGACAATCGCGCACGAGCGATTCGAACAGCTGCCGATTCCCCTCCGCGTGGTCACGCTTGACCTGCTCACCGGCACTGAGGTCGTCTTCAAGGCCGGACCTCTTACACCTGCGCTGCTCGCCACTGCTGCAATCCCAGGCGTGTTTCCGGCGGTCAACATTGACGGGCAGGAGCTCGTCGATGGCGGCATCGTGTCCAATGTGCCGGTCAAGCAGGCTCTTGCGGCCGGTGCTGCCTCACTCGTGGTGCTCGACACCACGGTGCCGGCTGACCCCAACCATCTGTCCAAAGGTCGAGGGGCCCGAGTCAGAGACGTCTTGGCCCGAGTGACAGAGATCCAGTTCCGCGCCCAGTTGCTCGCCTCACTGCCGAGTGTCGCCGCCGAGGTGCCTGTGCTTTATCTGCCACCACCGACTCCGCGAACTGTCTCACCAGTCGATTTCACACAGTCGGGCGCACTCATCGAAGATGCATACGATGTCGCGGACAGGTTCCTCAGCAGCATTGTGGTCGACGGTGCAGGAATCTACGGCGATCCCTACACCCGGTACGTGGTGGGTCGCGCCAATAGAAGGTTGGACGCAGCAACGGATATTGAGGCTTAG
- a CDS encoding TetR family transcriptional regulator: protein MALTAESITTTALEILSRYGLGDLSMRRLARELDVQPSALYWHVKDKQELFVLIAKRMNAEVNTRCPSSSDPLAAAMALREILLTYRDGAEIMLLGYSIDPSEVTPAALNVEALGETSSHGVMEHALGAVTIEQNRGLFGIESADAGEHFAANAGRFLGRCAQH from the coding sequence TTGGCACTCACTGCCGAGAGCATCACAACGACTGCTCTTGAAATTCTCTCCCGCTACGGCTTGGGTGATCTATCGATGCGCAGACTCGCGCGTGAACTCGACGTGCAGCCCTCCGCTCTCTACTGGCATGTCAAAGACAAGCAGGAGCTCTTCGTTCTCATCGCCAAAAGAATGAATGCCGAGGTCAACACCCGGTGCCCGTCTTCGTCCGATCCGCTGGCTGCGGCCATGGCCCTGCGAGAGATCCTCCTCACCTACCGCGACGGCGCCGAAATTATGTTGCTCGGCTACTCGATCGATCCGAGCGAGGTGACGCCTGCGGCATTGAATGTCGAGGCGCTGGGGGAGACCTCTTCACATGGCGTGATGGAACATGCACTGGGAGCCGTGACGATCGAACAGAATCGCGGTCTGTTCGGCATCGAGTCTGCTGACGCAGGGGAGCACTTCGCCGCCAATGCTGGAAGATTTCTGGGAAGGTGTGCGCAGCATTGA
- a CDS encoding uracil-xanthine permease family protein, whose protein sequence is MVIGAQHVVAMFGATFLVPLLTGFPPSTTLFFTAIGTLLFLLITQGMMPSYLGSSFGLLAPIGAVTGFAATSGEDLDSHAMALAQGGIISVGVSLALVGIVVHFAGVRWIEVTMPPVVTGAIVALIGLNLAPAAWDWVKEAPLTVVITIVTILVTSVVFRGMLGRLSILIGVLVGYGAAWVQGQIDFSTVGAADWVGLPAFHAPAFDLGYLGLFLPVVFVLIAENIGHVKSVSAMTGRDLDSITGRTLFADGFSTILAGSGGGSGTTTYAENIGVMAATRIFSTAAYLCAGVIALILSLLPKFGEIIATIPPGVLGGAATVLYGMIGMLGVRIWVENKVDFSNPINLNTAAVALIVAIANFTWTPGDLQFEGIALGSASAIIIYQVMRGIAKWRGTDQDDPVETCPEIEDRTPPASL, encoded by the coding sequence GTGGTAATCGGAGCTCAGCACGTGGTCGCCATGTTCGGAGCGACATTTCTCGTGCCGCTGCTGACCGGTTTTCCGCCCTCGACAACACTGTTCTTCACAGCCATCGGGACACTGCTCTTCCTCCTCATCACACAGGGCATGATGCCCTCGTATCTGGGGTCATCCTTCGGACTTCTGGCGCCCATCGGTGCCGTCACCGGATTCGCGGCCACCTCGGGCGAGGATCTGGACTCCCATGCCATGGCGTTGGCACAGGGCGGGATCATCTCCGTGGGCGTGAGTCTCGCGCTGGTGGGGATCGTCGTGCACTTCGCCGGAGTGCGGTGGATCGAAGTCACGATGCCACCGGTTGTCACCGGTGCCATCGTCGCTCTCATCGGGCTCAATCTGGCGCCCGCCGCCTGGGACTGGGTGAAGGAAGCTCCGCTGACGGTGGTCATCACTATTGTCACCATCCTGGTCACCAGTGTGGTGTTTCGCGGAATGCTCGGCCGACTGTCCATCCTCATCGGCGTCCTCGTCGGCTACGGTGCCGCATGGGTGCAGGGGCAGATCGACTTCTCGACTGTCGGTGCCGCCGACTGGGTGGGGCTGCCCGCCTTCCACGCTCCCGCATTCGACTTGGGCTATCTGGGGCTCTTCCTCCCGGTCGTCTTCGTCCTCATCGCCGAGAACATCGGACATGTGAAATCAGTGTCGGCGATGACCGGACGTGACCTCGATTCGATCACGGGCCGCACGCTCTTCGCCGATGGCTTCTCCACGATCCTCGCCGGGTCAGGCGGGGGTTCGGGAACAACGACCTATGCGGAGAACATCGGAGTCATGGCAGCGACTCGGATCTTCTCAACGGCGGCCTACCTGTGTGCAGGCGTCATCGCCCTGATCTTGAGTCTGTTGCCGAAGTTCGGGGAGATCATCGCCACCATCCCGCCAGGGGTCCTCGGCGGAGCCGCGACCGTGCTCTACGGGATGATCGGGATGCTGGGTGTTCGCATCTGGGTGGAGAACAAGGTCGACTTCTCCAACCCCATCAACCTCAACACCGCAGCGGTGGCACTCATCGTCGCGATCGCCAACTTCACCTGGACACCCGGTGACCTTCAGTTCGAAGGCATTGCACTTGGTTCAGCCTCGGCGATCATCATCTATCAGGTCATGCGCGGCATCGCGAAATGGCGCGGCACCGACCAGGACGATCCTGTCGAAACCTGCCCTGAGATCGAGGACCGAACCCCGCCCGCTTCACTCTGA
- the bioB gene encoding biotin synthase BioB, with product MPSWFDNLADSILDGGVITEEQAVAMLSTSDRDLLALVAAGSALRRRHFGMTVKLNYLVNLKSGLCPESCSYCSQALGSAAPILKYSWLKTEEAVQQADIGIRGGASRVCLVASGRGPGNRDVDRVRDIVTRLKDDNDEVEVCACLGILKDGQAETLEEAGVDAYNHNINTAESFHDTIVKSHTYTDRTNTVAKAKAAGLSPCSGLIVGLGESDEQVVEALFALRKLDSESIPINFLVPFDGTPMEGQWNLTPAQCLRIVITARFVCPDREIRLAGGREIHLRSLQAQALHVANSIFLGDYLTAEGQAAEDDIALIRDNGFTIIGHENDPDSSRTPTLRKRGAGTAQGANA from the coding sequence ATGCCCAGCTGGTTCGACAACCTTGCCGACTCCATACTCGATGGTGGCGTGATCACCGAAGAACAGGCGGTTGCCATGCTGTCAACGTCCGACCGAGACCTCCTCGCACTCGTAGCCGCAGGATCGGCACTCAGGCGCAGGCACTTCGGTATGACCGTCAAGCTCAACTACTTGGTCAACCTCAAATCAGGGCTGTGCCCGGAGAGCTGCAGCTATTGCTCACAAGCCCTCGGGTCGGCGGCGCCGATCCTGAAATACTCGTGGCTGAAAACCGAAGAGGCGGTGCAACAAGCAGATATCGGGATCCGCGGGGGAGCTTCTCGGGTCTGCCTGGTCGCCAGTGGACGAGGCCCGGGAAACCGAGATGTCGACCGAGTCAGGGACATCGTCACACGGCTCAAAGACGACAATGACGAAGTCGAGGTCTGTGCATGCCTGGGGATCCTCAAGGATGGGCAGGCAGAGACGCTCGAGGAGGCCGGTGTCGATGCCTATAATCACAACATCAACACCGCAGAGTCTTTTCACGACACCATCGTGAAATCACACACCTACACGGATCGGACGAACACGGTCGCCAAGGCGAAAGCGGCCGGGCTCTCTCCCTGCAGCGGGCTCATCGTCGGTCTGGGCGAGAGCGACGAGCAGGTCGTCGAAGCCCTGTTCGCGCTCCGTAAACTCGATTCCGAGTCCATCCCCATCAATTTCCTCGTCCCGTTCGATGGAACGCCCATGGAAGGGCAATGGAATCTCACTCCCGCTCAGTGCCTGCGGATTGTCATCACAGCACGCTTCGTCTGTCCTGACAGGGAGATCAGACTGGCCGGTGGGCGGGAGATCCACCTCCGATCGCTGCAGGCTCAGGCACTGCACGTGGCGAACTCAATCTTCCTCGGCGACTACCTCACAGCAGAGGGGCAGGCCGCCGAGGACGACATTGCTCTGATTCGAGACAACGGGTTCACCATCATCGGCCACGAGAATGATCCCGATTCCTCACGCACGCCCACGCTCAGGAAACGGGGCGCGGGAACAGCGCAGGGAGCCAACGCGTGA
- a CDS encoding fatty acyl-CoA synthetase — MTTNASTTPSPELHFSSTVADIVRRSAGRFGGDTAVEFGDRTWTYSALDTAVTAVARELAGLGAQKGDRIAAYGKNSDLYLLLYLGCARAGLIHVPVNFQLKNDELDYILDNSGAKVVFADTDLLDAVRATPTGAGAQTRDFSTLLKPAAATDTTPSAPGEFDVADTDVAQLLYTSGTTSAPKGAIMTHRALVHEYMSSLMSLDFAPTDRVVHALPLYHSAQMHVFLIPLLSIGAHNIVVPAPVPEQLLEIFEDRKINSFFAAPTVWVALANSPDLDTRNLESLRKAYYGASIMPGPVLTKLRQRLPKLGFYNCFGQSEMGPLCTVLRPEEHDEHAASAGRPVFFVETRVVDADGRDVGAGTQGEILYRSPQLCEGYWNRPEATAEAFDNGWFHSGDLVTVDESGFIEVVDRVKDVINTGGVLVASRQVEDAIFELPQVAEVAVVGIADEKWIEAITAFVVIKPDQFEITEADVLAHVKDRLAGFKVPKHVDFVAELPKNSAGKILKRQLRGA; from the coding sequence ATGACTACGAATGCATCGACTACGCCATCGCCCGAGCTGCACTTCTCCTCAACCGTCGCCGATATAGTGCGTCGCAGCGCGGGACGCTTCGGCGGTGACACCGCGGTTGAATTCGGCGACCGCACCTGGACCTATTCCGCCCTGGATACGGCGGTGACAGCCGTGGCGCGTGAACTGGCGGGTCTCGGAGCGCAGAAGGGAGATCGAATCGCTGCCTACGGGAAGAACTCCGATCTCTACCTCCTCCTCTACCTCGGATGTGCTCGCGCAGGTCTCATCCATGTGCCCGTGAATTTTCAGCTCAAGAACGACGAGCTCGACTACATTCTGGACAATTCCGGAGCGAAGGTCGTCTTCGCCGATACCGATCTCCTCGACGCAGTCAGGGCAACGCCAACAGGTGCAGGGGCCCAGACCAGGGACTTCTCCACGCTCCTGAAACCGGCCGCCGCCACGGACACCACTCCGAGCGCTCCCGGGGAATTCGACGTCGCGGACACCGACGTCGCACAGCTGCTCTACACCTCGGGCACCACCTCGGCGCCCAAGGGAGCGATCATGACGCACCGTGCGCTCGTCCACGAATACATGTCATCGCTGATGAGCCTCGATTTTGCGCCCACGGACCGAGTTGTCCATGCCCTCCCGCTGTATCACTCGGCGCAGATGCACGTCTTCCTGATTCCGCTGCTGTCCATCGGTGCGCACAACATCGTCGTGCCCGCACCCGTCCCCGAGCAGCTGCTGGAGATCTTCGAAGACCGCAAGATCAATTCCTTCTTCGCCGCACCCACAGTGTGGGTCGCGCTCGCCAACAGCCCTGACCTCGATACCCGCAACCTTGAGAGTCTGCGCAAGGCCTATTACGGGGCCTCGATCATGCCCGGGCCGGTGCTCACGAAACTGCGGCAGCGTTTGCCGAAGCTCGGGTTCTACAACTGCTTCGGGCAGTCCGAGATGGGCCCCTTGTGCACCGTCCTGCGGCCCGAAGAGCACGATGAGCATGCGGCCTCGGCCGGCCGGCCCGTATTCTTCGTCGAGACCCGTGTCGTCGACGCCGATGGCAGGGACGTCGGCGCCGGGACGCAGGGCGAGATCCTCTACCGATCACCGCAGCTGTGTGAAGGCTACTGGAACCGACCCGAGGCAACCGCCGAAGCCTTCGACAACGGCTGGTTCCATTCCGGTGATCTCGTCACAGTCGACGAATCCGGTTTCATCGAGGTCGTCGACCGCGTCAAGGACGTCATCAACACCGGAGGCGTGCTCGTGGCCAGTCGACAGGTCGAGGACGCGATCTTCGAACTCCCCCAGGTCGCCGAGGTGGCGGTCGTCGGTATCGCCGATGAGAAATGGATCGAAGCGATCACGGCCTTCGTCGTCATCAAGCCTGACCAGTTTGAGATCACCGAGGCGGACGTGCTTGCCCACGTCAAGGATCGTCTGGCCGGGTTCAAGGTTCCCAAGCACGTCGACTTCGTGGCCGAACTGCCCAAGAACTCGGCGGGCAAGATCCTCAAACGTCAGCTGCGCGGGGCCTGA
- a CDS encoding Nif3-like dinuclear metal center hexameric protein: MRYPKVSECVDVFETLWPTALAESWDSVGLAVGDPDAQVRSILLALDPLDAVIAEAVVLGSDLVFNHHPLLLKPVKSVNASTLKGGAVHTLISNGIALFNAHTNADSARGGVSDALISLLGIDDAVPLAPHAEGSTTGIGRVGDLPTPTPVRDIARTLSDRLPRTTTGVRIAGDPAAAVTRVAVCGGAGDSLFDEVRASGAEVYITADLRHHPATEARDTANRQGGRPQLIDVSHWASETVWLTMAAEQLETEFAQRGLRIALQHSAVNTDPWVERY; the protein is encoded by the coding sequence ATGAGATACCCGAAGGTCAGTGAATGTGTGGACGTCTTCGAAACACTGTGGCCGACGGCCTTGGCCGAGAGTTGGGATTCGGTCGGTCTTGCCGTGGGTGATCCCGATGCGCAGGTGCGTTCGATCCTGCTCGCGCTCGACCCACTGGACGCGGTCATCGCCGAAGCGGTGGTGCTGGGCTCGGATCTCGTGTTCAACCACCATCCGCTCCTGCTCAAACCCGTGAAGTCGGTCAACGCCTCAACCCTGAAGGGCGGAGCCGTTCACACCCTGATCAGCAATGGCATCGCCCTATTCAATGCCCACACGAATGCGGACTCCGCACGTGGGGGAGTCTCGGATGCCCTCATCTCCCTGCTCGGCATCGACGACGCAGTGCCCCTGGCACCCCATGCAGAGGGATCGACCACCGGAATCGGCCGCGTGGGAGACCTCCCCACGCCGACACCCGTCCGCGATATCGCCCGCACCCTTTCGGATCGTTTGCCGCGGACAACGACCGGTGTGCGCATCGCCGGCGACCCTGCCGCGGCCGTGACGCGAGTCGCCGTCTGCGGTGGAGCAGGAGACTCCCTGTTCGACGAGGTCCGGGCCAGCGGCGCAGAGGTGTACATCACCGCTGATCTTCGCCACCATCCAGCCACCGAGGCCCGGGACACCGCCAACAGACAGGGAGGACGGCCACAGCTCATCGATGTCTCTCACTGGGCTTCAGAGACCGTCTGGCTCACCATGGCCGCCGAACAGCTGGAGACCGAATTCGCCCAGCGTGGATTGCGCATCGCCCTACAGCATTCGGCTGTCAACACCGATCCCTGGGTCGAGCGTTACTGA
- a CDS encoding zinc ribbon domain-containing protein — MLITAEQRTELESLIELASHGRALRHEHDNPSQASALKDLVSQHRELETRKTDAAEVVEKLRTEVDEHAAAIEIQNGQIKKKTVELNDGTGLTSRDLVNLQSEISGHEERVAELEEAELGSMEELESAEAALSDVESSLAEVTAAGRTTQAAIKDRKAELAAELEANSASAQKLKADLPEALVQRFDQNIAAGGPGAAVLNGPNCQACGQEISGMAWKSMLLEDPNQTYECQECEAVLLRKG; from the coding sequence ATGCTGATCACCGCCGAACAACGCACAGAACTCGAGTCACTCATCGAACTCGCCTCCCACGGACGCGCGCTGCGGCACGAACACGATAATCCCAGTCAGGCCTCGGCGCTGAAGGATCTCGTGTCCCAGCACCGGGAGCTGGAGACCAGGAAGACCGACGCCGCCGAGGTGGTGGAGAAGTTACGTACCGAGGTCGACGAGCATGCCGCGGCCATCGAGATCCAGAATGGTCAGATCAAGAAGAAGACGGTCGAACTCAACGACGGCACCGGCCTGACCAGTCGAGACCTCGTGAATCTGCAGAGCGAAATCTCGGGTCATGAGGAACGAGTCGCTGAACTGGAGGAGGCTGAGCTCGGTTCTATGGAGGAACTCGAATCCGCTGAGGCCGCCCTCTCCGACGTCGAGTCCTCCCTCGCCGAGGTGACCGCCGCGGGCCGGACCACGCAAGCGGCCATCAAGGACCGCAAAGCGGAGTTGGCTGCGGAGCTCGAGGCCAACAGCGCCTCGGCTCAGAAGCTGAAGGCTGACCTGCCCGAAGCATTAGTTCAACGGTTTGATCAGAATATCGCCGCGGGCGGACCCGGGGCCGCGGTGTTGAACGGTCCGAACTGTCAGGCCTGTGGCCAGGAGATCAGCGGTATGGCGTGGAAGAGCATGCTGCTCGAGGACCCGAACCAGACCTATGAATGTCAAGAGTGCGAGGCGGTTCTGCTGCGCAAAGGCTGA
- a CDS encoding YaaA family protein, which produces MKILLPPSEGKTPASSGSPLDLPELSAPDLNPQRKKVLTALQKVSKRTDALDQLGVGASLSADVERNVSLDTLPCAPALLTYSGVLYEAMGAPDLVADAMADDSLAQRLRNVHVFSALFGQVNGLDPIPAYRLAMKTNLGTLGKLSSWWKPVLAKSFTIDPAEVILDCRSSEYRAAWPGPHEQVVTLGAVKVNGAKRSVVSHWAKYYRGEFVGRLLSDDRELPTTIADLLSRAEESYEVEFTPHSKSTPAALTIVLRG; this is translated from the coding sequence GTGAAGATCCTATTGCCGCCCTCAGAGGGTAAGACTCCCGCGAGCTCGGGCTCCCCACTTGATCTCCCAGAGCTCTCGGCCCCGGATCTCAACCCACAGCGAAAGAAGGTCCTGACAGCCCTGCAGAAGGTCTCCAAGCGCACCGATGCACTGGATCAGCTCGGTGTGGGAGCCTCCCTCTCAGCCGACGTTGAACGCAACGTCAGTCTCGACACCTTGCCCTGTGCCCCGGCCCTGCTGACTTACTCCGGTGTCCTCTACGAAGCGATGGGCGCGCCGGATCTCGTTGCCGATGCCATGGCCGACGATTCCCTGGCACAGCGTCTGCGGAATGTGCACGTGTTCTCGGCGCTCTTCGGGCAGGTGAACGGGCTCGATCCGATCCCCGCCTATCGGCTGGCGATGAAGACGAACTTGGGCACCCTGGGAAAGCTGTCGTCCTGGTGGAAACCCGTCTTGGCCAAATCGTTCACGATCGACCCCGCCGAGGTGATCCTCGACTGCCGCTCCAGCGAGTACCGGGCCGCATGGCCGGGCCCTCACGAACAGGTTGTCACCCTGGGTGCTGTGAAGGTCAACGGTGCCAAACGCAGCGTGGTCTCCCATTGGGCGAAGTACTATCGCGGCGAATTCGTCGGTCGACTGCTGTCAGACGACCGTGAGCTGCCCACGACCATTGCGGATCTGCTCTCGCGGGCAGAGGAGTCCTATGAGGTCGAGTTCACCCCGCATTCGAAGAGCACACCTGCGGCGCTGACCATCGTCCTGCGCGGCTGA
- the ppgK gene encoding polyphosphate--glucose phosphotransferase, with protein MTEMTDDTQRRFAIGVDVGGTGIKAGLVDTATGCLAFKRVRMLTPKPSTPTAVAEAIGDLLDLLTDKALELAIVDDRSTLDALPIGCGFPGVVLDDLVHYTANLDQTWIGSNIVEILSEHTQHRVFIMNDADAAGLAEMAFGAGHKHRKKTVLMTTLGTGIGTALFTQGRLVPYTELGHIEMNGRDAETQAAESVKVAENLSYEEWAARLQQYYSQIELLVSPDVIIVGGGVSKSHENFLHYISTHAELKPAKLFNNAGIVGAAILAINNGKAKVKKGYS; from the coding sequence ATGACTGAGATGACTGACGATACGCAACGCCGCTTCGCCATCGGAGTCGACGTCGGCGGCACCGGAATCAAAGCGGGGCTCGTCGATACCGCCACGGGCTGTCTGGCCTTCAAGCGGGTCAGAATGCTCACACCGAAGCCCAGCACGCCCACGGCCGTGGCCGAGGCCATCGGTGATCTCCTGGATCTCCTCACCGACAAGGCCTTGGAGCTCGCGATCGTCGATGATCGCTCGACGCTCGACGCGCTGCCCATCGGATGCGGATTTCCCGGGGTCGTCCTCGACGACCTGGTGCACTACACCGCCAATCTCGACCAGACGTGGATCGGGTCGAACATCGTGGAGATCCTCTCCGAGCACACCCAGCATCGAGTGTTCATCATGAACGACGCCGATGCCGCGGGACTGGCCGAAATGGCCTTCGGTGCCGGGCACAAGCACCGCAAGAAGACCGTGCTGATGACGACTCTGGGCACGGGCATCGGAACCGCCCTGTTCACTCAGGGACGGTTGGTGCCCTACACCGAGCTGGGCCACATCGAGATGAACGGTCGCGACGCGGAGACGCAGGCAGCCGAATCGGTCAAGGTGGCCGAGAACCTCAGCTACGAGGAATGGGCTGCCAGGCTGCAGCAGTATTACTCGCAGATCGAACTGCTCGTCTCCCCTGACGTCATCATCGTCGGCGGCGGAGTATCGAAGTCGCACGAGAACTTCCTCCATTACATCTCGACTCACGCCGAGCTCAAACCGGCCAAGCTCTTCAACAATGCGGGCATCGTCGGGGCAGCGATTCTGGCCATCAACAACGGCAAGGCGAAAGTGAAGAAGGGCTATTCATAG
- the map gene encoding type I methionyl aminopeptidase, which translates to MTDLPRLLAPGTISPELGVPQNITRPEYVGRADADEGRGNNFYSAEEIEKVRAAGRIAANALAAVGDMIEPGVTTDAIDRVAHEYMCDHGAYPSTLGYRGFPKSVCTSLNEVICHGIPDSTVIADGDIVNVDITAYLDGMHGDTNYTFYAGDVDDESRLLVERTWEATMRAIKAVKPGREINVIGRVIEKYAKRFDYGVVRDYSGHGVGREFHSGLIVPHYDAAPAHAEVMEPGMIFTIEPMLNLGTVDWDVWDDAWTVVTKDRKRSAQFEHTLVVTETGADILTLPDAHTAIVGGPRTQQD; encoded by the coding sequence ATGACTGATTTGCCTCGCCTGCTCGCGCCCGGAACCATCTCGCCTGAATTGGGAGTCCCCCAGAACATCACCAGACCCGAATATGTCGGCCGCGCAGATGCCGACGAGGGTCGGGGCAACAACTTCTATTCCGCCGAGGAGATAGAGAAGGTCCGCGCAGCGGGCCGTATCGCGGCCAATGCTCTGGCCGCTGTCGGCGACATGATCGAACCCGGGGTGACCACCGATGCGATCGACCGTGTCGCCCACGAATACATGTGCGACCACGGCGCCTACCCTTCGACACTGGGCTATCGCGGCTTCCCGAAGTCCGTGTGCACCTCACTCAATGAGGTGATCTGTCACGGCATCCCCGACTCGACAGTCATCGCCGACGGAGACATCGTCAACGTCGACATCACCGCCTACCTCGACGGCATGCACGGAGACACGAACTACACCTTCTATGCCGGCGACGTCGATGACGAGTCTCGTCTGCTCGTGGAACGGACGTGGGAAGCCACGATGCGCGCGATCAAAGCCGTCAAGCCGGGACGTGAGATCAACGTCATCGGACGAGTCATCGAGAAGTACGCGAAGCGCTTCGACTACGGTGTCGTCCGCGACTACAGCGGACACGGGGTCGGCCGTGAGTTCCATTCCGGACTCATCGTCCCCCACTACGATGCCGCACCTGCCCACGCCGAGGTGATGGAACCGGGAATGATCTTCACCATCGAACCGATGCTCAACCTCGGAACCGTCGACTGGGATGTCTGGGACGACGCCTGGACCGTGGTCACCAAGGACCGGAAGCGCTCCGCCCAGTTCGAACACACCCTCGTCGTCACCGAGACCGGTGCCGACATCCTCACCCTTCCCGATGCGCACACAGCGATCGTTGGGGGACCGAGAACTCAACAGGACTGA
- a CDS encoding FadR/GntR family transcriptional regulator yields MNEQIAAAGPEFSGLSDVVSLTSAPQQIADHILSGIAVGALPEGTLLPGERALAADLQVSRSSVRAALLRLERLGVVERRRGRGGGTFVSNAEPTTLAPMADRIGEFYAERINLLDARAIFQNSLAATAALRRTDEELTGLRELAQRYSERAEAGVARTADAQFHFAIARAGHNPELVRMAIDIDTRINAGFRHDPFSHKLFDHAVADHSAIVEAIAAQDAHAAGSLCEEHFRSTTMPPQS; encoded by the coding sequence ATGAACGAGCAGATTGCCGCGGCAGGTCCTGAGTTCTCTGGTCTCAGCGATGTGGTGAGTCTCACTAGCGCGCCGCAGCAGATCGCTGACCACATCCTCTCCGGCATCGCTGTAGGTGCACTGCCCGAAGGCACGTTGCTGCCCGGTGAGCGAGCCCTTGCCGCCGACCTTCAGGTCTCACGCTCGAGTGTGCGCGCGGCCCTGTTGCGACTGGAGCGTCTCGGTGTCGTCGAACGGCGGCGTGGGCGCGGCGGTGGAACATTCGTGTCCAACGCGGAACCGACGACTCTGGCCCCGATGGCCGATCGCATCGGTGAGTTCTATGCCGAACGCATAAATCTCCTCGATGCCCGTGCGATCTTCCAGAACAGTCTCGCCGCGACTGCTGCTCTGCGGCGAACCGACGAGGAGCTCACGGGGCTCCGGGAGCTGGCACAGAGATATTCTGAACGTGCCGAGGCTGGCGTGGCCAGAACAGCTGACGCACAGTTCCACTTCGCCATCGCTCGGGCCGGGCATAATCCTGAGCTCGTGCGCATGGCAATCGACATCGACACCCGGATCAACGCGGGCTTCCGCCACGACCCTTTCTCTCACAAACTCTTCGACCATGCGGTGGCCGATCACTCGGCCATCGTCGAAGCTATCGCCGCCCAAGACGCGCATGCCGCTGGCAGCCTGTGCGAGGAGCACTTCCGATCGACGACGATGCCGCCGCAGAGCTGA